In Anguilla rostrata isolate EN2019 chromosome 1, ASM1855537v3, whole genome shotgun sequence, a genomic segment contains:
- the wdr89 gene encoding WD repeat-containing protein 89 isoform X1, translating into MSVQYVPLLINTVGNSGRLWMSVAMENLEDKFAALSVARRLQPREPTYLLDLAVQTPGSGGGLVAACCSNRSVVLHDSHTLSLQGEFKGHSGAVCGVRFSHSSSGLLFSGSADGTLCTWDVRCPGSQAVQVFQSSPSHSFCSFDISCNDVVLCAGTEQVEEDSFLVFWDARMAKERDGVLGVYSESHSDDITQVRFHPQDPDRLASGSTDGLVNVFDLGHGSEEDALLATCNSGSSVSAVCWAGKEYGRLLCLSHDEGLHLWDLAHMETEEPLTVLSIPDARCSAALSGDSALDYFVGGAWVEQEERLLVIGGTIRGELHLFDCIDQGLELRKSLQGGHSATVRCFQWDPAGGALFTGGEDAQLVQWKPGAEELASGKRHTLKSASALQLKAGRHGKHTSKKEK; encoded by the exons ATGTCCGTACAGTACGTCCCACTGCTAATCAACACCGTTG gaaattctggcaggcTGTGGATGAGTGTTGCCATGGAGAACCTGGAGGACAAATTTGCAGCTCTGTCAGTTGCTCGACGCCTGCAGCCTAGGGAGCCCACGTACCTGCTGGACCTAGCTGTTCAGACTCCAGGCTCTGGCGGTGGGCTGGTGGCTGCCTGTTGCTCCAACCGCTCTGTTGTTCTGCACGACTCGCACACCCTCAGTCTTCAGGGTGAATTCAAGGGTCACAGCGGGGCAGTGTGTGGAGTGCGTTTTTCCCACTCCTCCTCTGGCCTGCTGTTCTCAGGCTCTGCTGATGGGACATTGTGCACCTGGGATGTGCGCTGCCCCGGCTCGCAGGCTGTACAGGTGTTCCAGagctccccctctcactctttctgcaGCTTTGACATCAGCTGCAACGACGTGGTGCTGTGCGCTGGCActgagcaggtggaggaggacagCTTCCTGGTGTTCTGGGATGCCCGCATGGCAAAGGAGAGGGACGGGGTTTTGGGGGTGTACTCCGAGTCCCACAGCGATGACATCACTCAGGTGCGCTTTCACCCTCAGGATCCAGACCGCCTGGCTTCTGGCTCCACTGACGGCCTGGTCAACGTGTTTGACCTGGGCCACGGCTCGGAGGAAGACGCCCTGCTAGCCACCTGTAACTCCGGCTCCTCTGTCAGTGCGGTGTGCTGGGCGGGTAAGGAATATGGGAGGCTCCTGTGCCTGAGCCATGATGAGGGTCTCCACCTGTGGGACTTGGCCCACATGGAAACGGAGGAACCGTTGACCGTTCTGAGCATCCCTGATGCCCGgtgctctgctgctctctctggaGATTCAGCCCTGGATTACTTTGTGGGAGGAGCCtgggtggagcaggaggagaggctCCTGGTGATTGGTGGGACCATCAGAGGGGAGCTCCACCTCTTTGACTGCATTGACCAGGGCCTGGAGCTACGGAAATCTCTGCAGGGTGGCCACTCTGCCACTGTTCGCTGTTTCCAGTGGGACCCTGCGGGGGGCGCTCTCTTCACGGGCGGGGAGGATGCACAGCTGGTGCAGTGGAAGCCAGGAGCAGAGGAACTAGCATCTGGGAAGAGACACACCCTAAAAAGTGCCTCTGCATTGCAGCTCAAAGCTGGACGCCATGGGAAGCACACAAGCAAGAAAGAAAAGTGA
- the wdr89 gene encoding WD repeat-containing protein 89 isoform X2, whose protein sequence is MSVAMENLEDKFAALSVARRLQPREPTYLLDLAVQTPGSGGGLVAACCSNRSVVLHDSHTLSLQGEFKGHSGAVCGVRFSHSSSGLLFSGSADGTLCTWDVRCPGSQAVQVFQSSPSHSFCSFDISCNDVVLCAGTEQVEEDSFLVFWDARMAKERDGVLGVYSESHSDDITQVRFHPQDPDRLASGSTDGLVNVFDLGHGSEEDALLATCNSGSSVSAVCWAGKEYGRLLCLSHDEGLHLWDLAHMETEEPLTVLSIPDARCSAALSGDSALDYFVGGAWVEQEERLLVIGGTIRGELHLFDCIDQGLELRKSLQGGHSATVRCFQWDPAGGALFTGGEDAQLVQWKPGAEELASGKRHTLKSASALQLKAGRHGKHTSKKEK, encoded by the coding sequence ATGAGTGTTGCCATGGAGAACCTGGAGGACAAATTTGCAGCTCTGTCAGTTGCTCGACGCCTGCAGCCTAGGGAGCCCACGTACCTGCTGGACCTAGCTGTTCAGACTCCAGGCTCTGGCGGTGGGCTGGTGGCTGCCTGTTGCTCCAACCGCTCTGTTGTTCTGCACGACTCGCACACCCTCAGTCTTCAGGGTGAATTCAAGGGTCACAGCGGGGCAGTGTGTGGAGTGCGTTTTTCCCACTCCTCCTCTGGCCTGCTGTTCTCAGGCTCTGCTGATGGGACATTGTGCACCTGGGATGTGCGCTGCCCCGGCTCGCAGGCTGTACAGGTGTTCCAGagctccccctctcactctttctgcaGCTTTGACATCAGCTGCAACGACGTGGTGCTGTGCGCTGGCActgagcaggtggaggaggacagCTTCCTGGTGTTCTGGGATGCCCGCATGGCAAAGGAGAGGGACGGGGTTTTGGGGGTGTACTCCGAGTCCCACAGCGATGACATCACTCAGGTGCGCTTTCACCCTCAGGATCCAGACCGCCTGGCTTCTGGCTCCACTGACGGCCTGGTCAACGTGTTTGACCTGGGCCACGGCTCGGAGGAAGACGCCCTGCTAGCCACCTGTAACTCCGGCTCCTCTGTCAGTGCGGTGTGCTGGGCGGGTAAGGAATATGGGAGGCTCCTGTGCCTGAGCCATGATGAGGGTCTCCACCTGTGGGACTTGGCCCACATGGAAACGGAGGAACCGTTGACCGTTCTGAGCATCCCTGATGCCCGgtgctctgctgctctctctggaGATTCAGCCCTGGATTACTTTGTGGGAGGAGCCtgggtggagcaggaggagaggctCCTGGTGATTGGTGGGACCATCAGAGGGGAGCTCCACCTCTTTGACTGCATTGACCAGGGCCTGGAGCTACGGAAATCTCTGCAGGGTGGCCACTCTGCCACTGTTCGCTGTTTCCAGTGGGACCCTGCGGGGGGCGCTCTCTTCACGGGCGGGGAGGATGCACAGCTGGTGCAGTGGAAGCCAGGAGCAGAGGAACTAGCATCTGGGAAGAGACACACCCTAAAAAGTGCCTCTGCATTGCAGCTCAAAGCTGGACGCCATGGGAAGCACACAAGCAAGAAAGAAAAGTGA